Genomic segment of Pseudothermotoga sp.:
ATTCCGATCGAATGGGCCGCTCTCAGCTGTCCCACGCCGATGGATTGAATGGCTCCCCTTATGTACTCAGCTTGATAAGCAGCGCTGTTGATCGTGAAACCTATCAGCGCCGCGGCCAGAGGAGAAAGTCTCAACCCGTAAACAGGTAAGCCATAGTACAAGATGAAAAGTTGCACGAGCATCGGTGTGCCCCTTATCAGCTCTATGAATCCTACGCACAGAAAGCTCACAAACTTGTTGGCGTAAACTCTTCCGACGCAGAGCAAGATCCCAAGAACAAATCCAACGCCGGCGGCGAAGAGTGTCAGATAGACCGTGACTATCAAACCGTTCAACAACTTCGGTAAAGATTGCTGCACGATTTGGATGAAACTCATCTCGGTTTCTCTCCGTAGAGCTCGCTCAGTTTCTTGAGGAACTGTTTTGCACGTTCGGTTTTTGGATTGCTGAAAAATTCATCTGGAGCACCCCTTTCGAGGATCACACCATCCTCCATGAAGAGTATTTCGCTCGCCACGTTCCTGGCGAAACCAAGTTCGTGTGTGACCACGACCATCGTCATGCCCTCTTTCGCGAGGTCCATCATGACCGACAAGACTTCACCTATCAACTCCGGGTCGAGAGCGGACGTTGGCTCATCGAAGAGTATCACCTTCGGTCTCATCGCCAACGCCCTCGCGATGGCAACACGCTGCTTTTGACCACCAGAAAGTTGCGACGGATAATGGTTCGCTTTGTCCAGAAGTCCTACCTTTCTCAGTTGTTCTAAAGCTATCTGCGTTGCCTCCTCTTTGGGGATTTTTTGAACTTTCATTGGGCCTATCCGAACGTTATCGAGGGCCGTGAGGTGGTTGAACAGGTTGAAATCTTGAAAGACGAAACCGATCTTTTGTCTCATCCTATGAACGTTCTTGGGCGTGATCTCTTCGTTCTCGAGGAAAACCCTCCCCGAATCTGGTTCAACGAGCCTGTTTATGCACGCAAGTAGTGTGCTCTTACCAGTCCCACTCGGTCCAAGTATGACCTTCGTTTCACCCCTTTTGACCTCGAACGATACACCGCGAAGAACCTGTACAGAACCGAAACTCTTTTTTAGGTTTTCGACCCTCAACACGACTTCGCTCAATGAACTACCTCCCTCGTTTCAAAGCCAGGGATCGCAAGTTTCTTCTCAACGATCGCGAAGATCTTGTTCGCCGAGAGGGTGAGTACCAGATATATGGCCGCGCAAGTCAAAAAGATCACCATGGGTTCGTAGGTTCGCGCCACGATGTAGCTACCTTGCCTCAACAACTCGATGACACCGAGCGCATACGCCATGGAGGAATCCTTCAACACCACGGTGAGTTCGTTGGTCCACGGTGCGATGGAGAATCTCAGAGCCTGTGGCAAGACCACATGCCAAAACGTTTGTAATCTGTTCATACCGAGTGAGTACGCAGCGAGCGTTTGGCCTTTCGATACGGACAGGATGGCCCCTCTGAAAATTTGAGACTGATAGGCTGAACTCCTTATGCCAAGTCCCAGAACGCACGCCAAAAAGGGATTGAGTCTGATACCTACTTCGGGTAAGCCGTAAAAGATGAGCATCAAAAGGACCAACAGGGGGATACTCCTGAAGGTCCTTTCATAGACCGAACAAACGATTTTTGAAAAAGAATGACCGTACACTTGAAAAAAACTCACAGGTATGGCGACTAACAGGCCGAGGGTCAGCCCCAGCGCAGTCAACTGAACCGTCACCCAAGTGCCTTTCAACAGGTACGGGAGAGACTCCAAAATCAGTTTCAGCTTATCTATCTTTCATCTCCCCCCACAGCCTCAGAAGTACTTGTCAATGAGTTCACTCATTTTACCAGATTCGATGATCTGCTTGAGTGCGTTGTTAATCGCGTTCAACAGTTCCTTGTTCCCTTTCCTCACGGCTATACCGTACTGCTCACCGGTGACTATGATCCCCACGACTTTGACTGGTTTCGTGGCGGCGAACCTGCTTGCAACAGGTGAGTCCAGCACGATGGCATCGATGTTCCCATTCAAAAGGTCGCTCAACGCCAAGATGAACGTGTCATACCTTTTGAGGTTTCTCTCTGGCAATATGCCTTTCGAAACCAACTCATCGGTGCACCAGAGATCCCCCGTTGTACCGGTTTGAACACCGATTTTGTACTTACCGAACAACACGGTGATCGTCAGGTTCGAATCGGCTCTGACTATCACACTCTGATCGGCCGTCCAATAGGGTATAGAGAAATCCACAACCTGTTTTCGTTCTTCCGTTATCGTCATTGCAGCCGCAACCACATCGATCTGACCAGCACGCAGTGCGGGGATCAAAGAATCGAAACTCATATCCACGAATTTCAACTCAAAACCTGCGATCTTTGCGATCTCCCTCATGAGGTCCATGTCGAAGCCAACGAACCGGCCGTTTTCTATGTACTCGAAAGGTGGAAAGTCTGCACTGGTTCCTACCGTGATGGTCTTCGAAAAGGCAAATGCGGCGAGCAATAGCAAAGCGAGCACGAACGATCTCAACTTCATTCAAACACCACCTCCAACCTTTAAAGGTTTGTCACATTATACCACACACGTTTTCGCTCATTCAAGAGGTTGCCATTCTACATGGAACGTTCCGGGCTTATCGATCCGCTGGAAAGTGTGCGCACCGAAGAAATCTCTCTGCGCTTGTATGAGGTTGGCCGGCAAGTTTTCCGTCATCAAGCTGAACAAATAGTCCAAACAAGCGTTCAACGATGGTGTGGGTATCATCGACGATCTTGCAAGGTTCGTGACCTTGATCGCATGGGGCAATCTTTCTTCTACGAAGTTTCGTGCCCTTTCGTCGTTCAAGAACGTGATGTTTTCCTGCGAGTTTTTCAACAGCTGTCTCAAAAAGTCGAGCATTTTGGATCTGATGATGCATCCACCTTTCCAAATCCTCAGCACCTCGAGTGAGTCGACGTTGTATTTGAAGCTCTTCGAAGCTTCGTGGATGAGCCACACACCCTGTGAATAAGAAAGAAAGTAAGCCAACGACAACGTTTTCTTTAGATCTTCAACGGCGATGTTTTCGGCGGTTTTCATGTTCGGCTTGTAGAGTTCAGCCATCTTTTGTCTTTCTTCTTTGTAGTAAGACACGGCGCGCGCGAAGACGGAGGCACCGAACGAGAAGGCTGGCACCCCAAGATCGAGAGCAACCTGGGTTGACCATTTGCCAGTCCCTTTCTGTTCAGCCTTGTCGAGTATCAGCTCGACGAGGGGTTTACCAGTTTCTTCATCTTTCCAGCTCATGATCTTGTACGATATTTCCATGAGGAAGGATGCCAACTCTTCTCTGTTCCACCGCTCGAAGATCTCGCCGATCTTTTCACTTGAAAGTTTCATCACCTTTCTCATGATGTCGTAAACTTCAGCGATGGCTTGCATGATGCTGTATTCAATGCCGTTGTGGACCATCTTCACAAAGTGCCCAGCAGAGCCGTCACCAACGTAGGTGCAACATGGGCCGTCTTCCGTTTTGGCAGCGATTTCGACCAAGATCTTTTCCACCAAACTGTAAGCTTCCCTCGTTCCCCCAGGCATGAGCGATGGTCCATGCAACGCACCGTACTCACCACCAGAAACACCCATGCCGAGGTACAGAATTCCCTCTTTGGCGAGCTCGCTCAATCTCCGATCCGTATCTGCAAAATGAGAATTGCCACCATCTATCAATAGATCGCCTTTCTCAAGGTATGGCAGAAGCTCACTGATCATGTCGTCCACCGCTTGACCTGCTTTGACCATCAATATGATCTTTCTTGGTCTGCTCAAACTGTTCACTAGCTCTTTGATGCTGTAAGCTGGCAGCACCTTTTCTGATTTCACTCTTTCTTCCACGAATTTCTTCGTTCTCTCGGCGGTTCGATTGTAGACGGCCACCGAATAACCTTTCCTAGCGATGTTCAGTGCCAAATTCTGTCCCATGACCGCTAGGCCTATCAAACCTATATCCGCTTTCACGCATCCCTACCTCCTCACGTTCGACTCACTTCAATGATACATCAGTAGATGAAATAGCTACCTTCTCTAACCAAGAGGTGAACCTGTTCGTTCAGCTCGAAGTTCTCCTCGCTGTTTATGAATACGTTCTCATCGAGGTCTTTCAGTTTTATCTCATAACGTATTTTTGCCCCCAGATACTGTTTACCGATGATCTGGCCGTTCAACAAAAGATCGTTGGATCTCTTCGTCAGAGGGGCGTTCATGCGATCCAGAACGACTTCCTCAGCTCTTATGACCAGGTTGACTTCTCTTTGGCCCGAAACATCCAAACCGATCCTTCTGAGTCGTTCAGCCTCGGTCTTCACAACACAGTTCACACCGACGAAATCGGCCACGAAGAGATCTTTAGGCTTGCGGTATATCTCACGTGGCTCACCGATCTGCAATACCTTGCCGTTGTTCATCACGGCTATCTTGTCGGCTATGCTGAGCGCTTCCTCCTGATCGTGAGTGACGTAGAGTGTTGCGATGTTCAATCTTTTTAGAATGTCTCTCAGCTCGAACCTGATCCTCATCCTTATTTTCGCATCCAAGTTCGACAGAGGTTCATCGAGTAGCAACAGATCCGGTTCAACCACGATCGCTCGGGCGAGAGCGACTCTCTGTTGCTGACCTCCTGAAAGCTGGCTCGGCTTTCTGCCCGCCAAATGTCCTATGTCGAGAAAGTTCAAAGCCCATTCGACCTTCTCCTTCACCTTTTCTTTCGAAAGTTTTCTCACCTTCAAACCGTACGCCACGTTTTCGAACACGCTCATGTGTGGCCAAAGAGCGTAGTTTTGGAAAAACATCGCAACGTTTCTCTTCTCAGGAGGCAAATCCGTCACATCGCGTCCCTTTATATAGATCCTTCCCTCATCCAGTTGAACAAAACCGGCGATCGATCTCAACAAGGTTGTCTTTCCTGAACCGCTGGGTCCTATGACGGCCAACAACTCTCCTTCATCTATCTGTATGGACACGCCGTCGAGGGCCCTCACTTCACCGTAGTATTTCTTCAAATTCTCCGTCTTCAAGACGATCACGGTTTCAACCCCCAATGCCGGCGATGTACTCAGCTTTTAGAAATTTCTCGATGATCAACATGAACAACAAAGAAGGAACCATCAGGATGATCGCTATAACACTGGCTATCTGCATGTTGTAGCCAGCGCTAGCTGTGTACATCAACACCGGAGCGGTCTGTATGAACGGAGCTCCTATGAAGAAAGCGGCGTTGAATTCACCCATGGACCACAGAAAAACGTGTATGGCCCCTGCGATGATACCCGGTATGCCGAGTGGGAAGGTTATGGTCCAAAAAACTCTGAACCTACTCGCTCCGAGGTTCTGCGCGGCTTGTTCGAGATCCAGCGGTATAGATTTGAACGTTGCGGTTATTATCCAAAGTGAAAAAACCAACGAAGCCATCGTGTGTGCTAGAATTATTCCCCACATGTTGCCTCTCAATCCGATCCTTCCAAAAACTCTCGCAAGGTTGATGAAAACTGGTAGTTGCGGAAAGGCTTGTGGCATCAAGAACAAAAACAACAAGATTCTTTCTACCGGAAGTTTGTACCTTGCGAAGGCATAGGCGGCGGGAATGGCGATCGATATGGAAAAAACTACCGTGATCAGTGCGATCCTCAAGCTGAGCGTCAACGAATTCAACACCCTACCTTGTCTGAAGACTTCGCTCCAGTAACGCAGAGTGAACTCTTGAGGAATCGGGCTTGGCCAATACCAGATCCTGGCGAAGCTCCAAAGCACGATCCCCACGAAAGGTCCAACCACCAACAGAAGTATCAGAACCACGAGGACCAACTTCAACGTCAACCTCAATATCGAAAATTGTCTCATGCCTTGATGCCCCCTCGTTCAGCCGCCATGAACTTCAAATAATAAATGGCGAAGACCATGACGATCAGATAAGACACCACACCCAAGGCGTTGGCGGTACCCCAGTCGTTGAAGTAGTTGACCCTGAACATCATGCTCACCGTGATCATGTTGGGACTGGCTGGACCAACCATGATGGGTATGGTCAAACTGCTTATCGTTCTGACGAACGTCAGGATGAACGCAACCATGATGGAAGGCCTGCACATGGGCAGTAGAACGTCCAGCACGATTTTCACCTTGTTGGCCCCAAGGTTCTGCGCAGCTTCGATGTAAGCACTGTCCAAACTTTTGAAGGCGCCGAGCACGATGAGAGTTGCGTAAGGCGTCATGATCCACACGAAAGCCCAAACCAAGCCGATCCAACTTCTAGAAAGTCCAGGTAACTCTTCGATGCGCAAGATCCTCGTGAGCAAATTGTTCAAAGTCCCGTGAGGGGCGAGAAACACACGCATCGCATGTCCAACTATCAAAAAAGGAATGAAGAGGGGCAATTTGTACATCAAATCGAGAAATCTCCAATTTTTGAATCTCAAATAACCCGATATGAGCACACTTAAAACCAAAGTGGCGAAGGTCGTGATCAAACTGATCATCACACTGTAAACCACGTCACGCCAGTATATGTCGAACACCTTTCCGTAGTTGGCCAAGCTGAACCTGTTCGAGACGGTGAAACTCATGTACATCGACAGAAACAACGGATAGATGTACAAAACAGCTAAAACTAGCAGAGCGGGGAGAATGAGCAGAAAGCCGACGAGAACCTCCCTTCTTCGTCTCATGAGCTCAACCCCCAAAGTGAGGCGAGGCCGATGGCCCCGCCTTCACTCATTTCTCGACCCACCTTTCGTAAGCTTCAAGCATTCTGGTTCTGTAGTCAGCTATTGGCATGCGCTTGCCGAATTTCAACAGATCTGTCTCTTTGATGTCTCGATACAGTCTTTCGAAGACTTCCTTGCCCAGGTGTGGAGAAACGTACTCCACGCCGATCGCCGGATACCAGTTGA
This window contains:
- a CDS encoding amino acid ABC transporter permease, which gives rise to MSFIQIVQQSLPKLLNGLIVTVYLTLFAAGVGFVLGILLCVGRVYANKFVSFLCVGFIELIRGTPMLVQLFILYYGLPVYGLRLSPLAAALIGFTINSAAYQAEYIRGAIQSIGVGQLRAAHSIGMTKWQAVRLIILPQALRRVIPAWTNEFIYLLKYTSMAYIIGAPEMMAQAKFIASRNFEFFRVYLLTAFIYLSVVWLSAHLFSLLERKLRIPGTIVGER
- a CDS encoding amino acid ABC transporter ATP-binding protein; translated protein: MLRVENLKKSFGSVQVLRGVSFEVKRGETKVILGPSGTGKSTLLACINRLVEPDSGRVFLENEEITPKNVHRMRQKIGFVFQDFNLFNHLTALDNVRIGPMKVQKIPKEEATQIALEQLRKVGLLDKANHYPSQLSGGQKQRVAIARALAMRPKVILFDEPTSALDPELIGEVLSVMMDLAKEGMTMVVVTHELGFARNVASEILFMEDGVILERGAPDEFFSNPKTERAKQFLKKLSELYGEKPR
- a CDS encoding amino acid ABC transporter permease, with translation MKGTWVTVQLTALGLTLGLLVAIPVSFFQVYGHSFSKIVCSVYERTFRSIPLLVLLMLIFYGLPEVGIRLNPFLACVLGLGIRSSAYQSQIFRGAILSVSKGQTLAAYSLGMNRLQTFWHVVLPQALRFSIAPWTNELTVVLKDSSMAYALGVIELLRQGSYIVARTYEPMVIFLTCAAIYLVLTLSANKIFAIVEKKLAIPGFETREVVH
- a CDS encoding basic amino acid ABC transporter substrate-binding protein, whose protein sequence is MKLRSFVLALLLLAAFAFSKTITVGTSADFPPFEYIENGRFVGFDMDLMREIAKIAGFELKFVDMSFDSLIPALRAGQIDVVAAAMTITEERKQVVDFSIPYWTADQSVIVRADSNLTITVLFGKYKIGVQTGTTGDLWCTDELVSKGILPERNLKRYDTFILALSDLLNGNIDAIVLDSPVASRFAATKPVKVVGIIVTGEQYGIAVRKGNKELLNAINNALKQIIESGKMSELIDKYF
- the gndA gene encoding NADP-dependent phosphogluconate dehydrogenase, whose protein sequence is MKADIGLIGLAVMGQNLALNIARKGYSVAVYNRTAERTKKFVEERVKSEKVLPAYSIKELVNSLSRPRKIILMVKAGQAVDDMISELLPYLEKGDLLIDGGNSHFADTDRRLSELAKEGILYLGMGVSGGEYGALHGPSLMPGGTREAYSLVEKILVEIAAKTEDGPCCTYVGDGSAGHFVKMVHNGIEYSIMQAIAEVYDIMRKVMKLSSEKIGEIFERWNREELASFLMEISYKIMSWKDEETGKPLVELILDKAEQKGTGKWSTQVALDLGVPAFSFGASVFARAVSYYKEERQKMAELYKPNMKTAENIAVEDLKKTLSLAYFLSYSQGVWLIHEASKSFKYNVDSLEVLRIWKGGCIIRSKMLDFLRQLLKNSQENITFLNDERARNFVEERLPHAIKVTNLARSSMIPTPSLNACLDYLFSLMTENLPANLIQAQRDFFGAHTFQRIDKPGTFHVEWQPLE
- a CDS encoding ABC transporter ATP-binding protein, whose product is MIVLKTENLKKYYGEVRALDGVSIQIDEGELLAVIGPSGSGKTTLLRSIAGFVQLDEGRIYIKGRDVTDLPPEKRNVAMFFQNYALWPHMSVFENVAYGLKVRKLSKEKVKEKVEWALNFLDIGHLAGRKPSQLSGGQQQRVALARAIVVEPDLLLLDEPLSNLDAKIRMRIRFELRDILKRLNIATLYVTHDQEEALSIADKIAVMNNGKVLQIGEPREIYRKPKDLFVADFVGVNCVVKTEAERLRRIGLDVSGQREVNLVIRAEEVVLDRMNAPLTKRSNDLLLNGQIIGKQYLGAKIRYEIKLKDLDENVFINSEENFELNEQVHLLVREGSYFIY
- a CDS encoding ABC transporter permease subunit, which codes for MRQFSILRLTLKLVLVVLILLLVVGPFVGIVLWSFARIWYWPSPIPQEFTLRYWSEVFRQGRVLNSLTLSLRIALITVVFSISIAIPAAYAFARYKLPVERILLFLFLMPQAFPQLPVFINLARVFGRIGLRGNMWGIILAHTMASLVFSLWIITATFKSIPLDLEQAAQNLGASRFRVFWTITFPLGIPGIIAGAIHVFLWSMGEFNAAFFIGAPFIQTAPVLMYTASAGYNMQIASVIAIILMVPSLLFMLIIEKFLKAEYIAGIGG
- a CDS encoding ABC transporter permease subunit, producing the protein MRRRREVLVGFLLILPALLVLAVLYIYPLFLSMYMSFTVSNRFSLANYGKVFDIYWRDVVYSVMISLITTFATLVLSVLISGYLRFKNWRFLDLMYKLPLFIPFLIVGHAMRVFLAPHGTLNNLLTRILRIEELPGLSRSWIGLVWAFVWIMTPYATLIVLGAFKSLDSAYIEAAQNLGANKVKIVLDVLLPMCRPSIMVAFILTFVRTISSLTIPIMVGPASPNMITVSMMFRVNYFNDWGTANALGVVSYLIVMVFAIYYLKFMAAERGGIKA